One genomic region from Argentina anserina chromosome 2, drPotAnse1.1, whole genome shotgun sequence encodes:
- the LOC126783249 gene encoding probable LRR receptor-like serine/threonine-protein kinase At2g16250: MVDQRVVVLLLLFVWVVFLFEPTFQQPSQQPLSSQAERVALLQLRSSLGLRSRDWPIKSDPCFVWRGVGCSNGRVVGINISGFRRTRLGSQNPQFYVNALTNLTLLSSFNASNFLLPGSIPDLFGQSLGSLRVLDLTSCSVNGPIPSSLGNSTNLIALSLSRNNLTGTIPASLSNLVGLSVLDISQNRLTGSIPTSFGNLRNLSVLDISGNFLSGSVPSGIGNLVKLQSLNLSSNMLSSSIPPELGGLNSLIDLDLSSNQFLGPLPSGLRNLQRILVVNNLLSGTLDVLWSMPQLSFIDVAGNNFTGLLPNSSSNANATAAVFNISRNSFYGAITPLVGKFGVIDLSGNYFQGKIPGYVGTNASLERNCLQNLRKQRTLAECSSFYADRGLSFDNFGQANSTQPPAAAPPGKKSNKKWIILASVLGGVGLIVILVIVLVILLLCSRKRGTTTQRGIGVGTVPAGNNPPPPAGGSVKFSSVGDAFTYQQLLQATGDFNNTNLMKYGHTGDLFRGVLENGIPVVIKRIDLRLIKKDAYLLELDFFSKVSSTRFVPFLGHCLENENEKFMVYKYMPNEDLSSSLYKKTNTLDDTLQSLDWITRLKIALGAAEGLTYLHHECDPALVHRDVQASSILLDDKFEVRLGSLGDVCAQEGDTHQSRITRLLRLPQSSEQGASGSSTALCAYDVYCFGKVLLELVTGRLGISASTETGLKALLDDILPNISIYDKELLNKIVDPSLIVDEDLLEEVWAMAVVARSCLNPKPSRRPLMRYILKALENPVKVVREDSTGSARLRTASSRGSWNAAVFGSWRSSSEVVVIPGASGTKVEGVSGLKHSATTGSQGSGQIGGGEHSSSRRRHSRDIFPEPSGVQDVERYDQN; this comes from the exons ATGGTGGATCAGAGAGTAGTcgtcttgttgttgttgtttgtgtGGGTGGTGTTTCTGTTCGAGCCCACATTCCAGCAACCGAGTCAGCAGCCACTGAGTTCACAAGCCGAGCGAGTTGCTCTGCTGCAGCTCAGATCGTCTCTGGGTTTGAGGAGCAGGGACTGGCCCATAAAGTCAGACCCTTGCTTCGTTTGGAGGGGTGTTGGATGCAGCAATGGTAGAGTTGTAGGGATTAACATTTCTGGGTTTAGAAGAACTAGGCTTGGGAGTCAGAACCCACAATTTTATGTTAATGCTTTGACCAATTTGACCCTCTTGAGCTCTTTCAATGCCTCCAATTTCTTGCTGCCTGGTTCCATTCCTGACCTGTTTGGCCAAAGCCTCGGGTCTCTGCGTGTTCTTGATCTTACCTCTTGTTCTGTGAATGGTCCTATTCCATCTAGTCTTGGGAACTCTACCAATCTGATTGCTCTGTCTTTGTCTAGGAACAACCTTACTGGGACGATTCCTGCTAGTTTGAGCAACCTTGTAGGCCTTTCAGTTCTTGACATTTCTCAAAACCGGCTTACTGGATCCATTCCCACATCTTTTGGGAATTTAAGGAATCTTTCTGTTCTTGACATATCTGGGAATTTCTTGTCCGGGTCAGTTCCTTCAGGCATTGGGAACCTCGTGAAGCTTCAGTCTCTGAATCTTTCCAGCAACATGTTGTCTTCTTCCATTCCTCCTGAACTTGGGGGGCTTAATAGCTTGATTGACCTTGATCTCAGCTCCAATCAATTCTTAGGCCCGCTGCCTTCAGGTTTGAGGAACTTGCAGAGAATTCTAGTTGTGAATAATTTACTCAGTGGTACTCTTGATGTGCTCTGGTCAATGCCTCAGTTGAGTTTTATTGATGTGGCTGGAAACAATTTCACTGGTTTGCTGCCGAATTCTAGCTCGAATGCTAATGCCACTGCTGCAGTGTTCAATATTTCTCGAAATTCTTTTTATGGGGCTATTACGCCATTAGTTGGAAAATTTGGTGTCATTGATCTTTCAGGTAACTATTTTCAAGGTAAAATACCAGGCTATGTTGGCACCAATGCATCTCTTGAGAGAAACTGTCTCCAAAATTTGAGGAAGCAGAGGACATTGGCTGAATGTTCATCGTTTTATGCTGATAGGGGTTTgagttttgataattttggGCAGGCAAACTCTACACAACCTCCTGCAGCCGCACCACCGGGGAAGAAGAGTAATAAAAAATGGATCATATTGGCATCAGTTTTAGGAGGAGTTGGcttgattgtgattttggtCATTGTTTTAGTGATACTACTTCTATGTTCACGAAAGCGGGGAACTACAACTCAAAGGGGAATTGGCGTTGGGACGGTTCCTGCAGGTAACAATCCTCCTCCACCTGCTGGAGGATCGGTTAAGTTTTCTAGCGTGGGAGATGCATTCACATATCAGCAGCTGCTTCAAGCTACGGGTGATTTTAACAATACAAacttgatgaaatatggtcaCACAGGGGATCTTTTCAGGGGTGTCTTGGAGAATGGGATCCCTGTGGTTATTAAAAGAATTGACTTACGTTTGATTAAAAAGGATGCGTACCTGCTGGAGCTGGATTTCTTTAGCAAAGTGTCAAGTACAAGATTTGTTCCTTTTCTGGGACACTGTTTAGAGAATGAGAATGAGAAATTTATGGTGTACAAGTACATGCCAAATGAGGACCTATCTAGTTCTTTGTACAAGAAAACCAACACCCTGGATGATACTCTACAGTCATTGGATTGGATCACTAGATTAAAGATTGCATTAGGTGCTGCAGAGGGTCTAACTTATCTGCATCATGAGTGTGATCCAGCCCTCGTGCATAG AGATGTTCAAGCAAGCAGTATACTTCTTGATGATAAATTCGAAGTGCGGCTAGGAAGCCTGGGCGATGTATGTGCTCAAGAAGGAGATACTCATCAAAGCAGGATTACTAGGTTGCTGCGTTTGCCACA GTCATCCGAACAAGGTGCTTCTG GATCATCAACAGCATTGTGTGCCTATGATGTCTATTGTTTCGGGAAGGTATTACTTGAACTGGTAACAGGTAGGTTGGGAATCAGTGCTTCCACTGAAACTGGATTGAAAGCATTGTTAGATGACATACTTCCCAATATCAGTATATATGACAAGGAACTTCTGAACAAAATTGTGGATCCATCTTTGATTGTGGATGAAGACCTACTAGAGGAAGTGTGGGCCATGGCCGTCGTGGCCAGGTCGTGCCTAAATCCCAAGCCCTCAAGGCGCCCACTAATGAGATATATTCTCAAGGCTTTGGAAAACCCTGTTAAAGTAGTAAGGGAAGATAGTACTGGCTCTGCAAGGCTCAGAACAGCCTCTTCTCGAGGGTCTTGGAATGCTGCTGTATTTGGTAGCTGGCGCAGCTCATCTGAGGTAGTGGTTATTCCAGGAGCCTCAGGTACCAAAGTGGAAGGAGTAAGTGGTTTGAAGCATTCAGCAACCACTGGTTCGCAGGGAAGTGGCCAAATTGGTGGGGGTGAGCATTCATCCTCACGTAGACGGCATTCCAGGGACATTTTCCCCGAACCATCTGGTGTACAAGATGTAGAGAGATATGACCAGAACTAG